A window from Ruminiclostridium josui JCM 17888 encodes these proteins:
- a CDS encoding branched-chain amino acid aminotransferase has protein sequence MNISITKTTNPKKKPDQNNLGFGTYFTDHMFIMDYTEGKGWHDPRIVPYAPLEMDPASMVLHYGQAIFEGLKAYKAKNGHILLFRPDKNMARVNISNERLVIPRIDEDFGVQAIKELVNVDSDWIPDAPGTSLYIRPFIIATDPFLGVRPSDTYKFIIILSPVGAYYKEGMNPVKIYVESNYVRAVKGGLGFAKTVANYASSLKAQVEAKHSGYTQVLWLDGIEKKYIEEVGTMNVFFKIDGEVITPSLEGSILPGITRMSTIELLKKSGIKVTESRISIQELYDAHAAGKLDEAFGTGTAAVISPIGEFNWNGNVITVNDGKIGPVAQQVYDTITGIQSGELEDTFGWTQIVK, from the coding sequence ATGAATATTTCTATTACCAAAACTACAAATCCCAAAAAGAAACCTGATCAGAACAATTTGGGATTTGGAACATATTTTACAGATCATATGTTCATTATGGATTATACTGAAGGAAAAGGTTGGCATGACCCAAGAATAGTTCCATATGCTCCTTTGGAAATGGATCCTGCGTCAATGGTTCTTCATTATGGTCAAGCTATATTTGAAGGTTTAAAAGCATACAAAGCCAAAAACGGCCATATACTTCTTTTCAGACCCGATAAAAATATGGCAAGAGTTAACATTTCAAACGAACGTCTGGTAATACCTAGAATCGATGAGGACTTTGGTGTACAAGCTATTAAAGAACTGGTTAATGTTGATTCAGACTGGATTCCGGATGCACCAGGTACATCTTTGTACATACGTCCGTTTATAATTGCAACAGATCCATTCTTAGGTGTAAGACCTTCTGATACGTACAAATTCATAATCATTCTTTCACCTGTTGGAGCTTATTATAAGGAAGGAATGAATCCTGTAAAAATATATGTTGAAAGCAATTATGTACGTGCCGTAAAAGGTGGACTGGGTTTTGCAAAAACAGTTGCCAACTATGCATCAAGTCTCAAAGCACAGGTTGAAGCTAAACATTCCGGATATACTCAGGTTCTTTGGCTGGATGGTATTGAGAAGAAGTATATAGAAGAAGTAGGAACAATGAATGTATTCTTCAAAATAGACGGAGAAGTTATCACTCCATCCCTTGAAGGCTCAATTCTTCCAGGTATTACTAGAATGTCAACTATTGAATTGCTGAAAAAATCCGGTATAAAAGTTACTGAAAGCAGAATATCAATTCAGGAACTATATGATGCACACGCAGCAGGAAAATTAGATGAGGCATTTGGTACCGGTACTGCGGCTGTTATTTCACCTATAGGTGAATTTAACTGGAACGGAAATGTTATAACTGTAAATGATGGAAAAATAGGACCTGTAGCTCAACAGGTATATGATACAATCACTGGAATTCAAAGTGGTGAACTTGAAGATACTTTTGGCTGGACACAGATAGTAAAATAA
- a CDS encoding PLP-dependent aminotransferase family protein, whose protein sequence is MDIQINRESKTPIYLQIKKQIEHQIAVGKLPANFILPAERTLSMKLGVNRSTVVKAYMELKADGLVESKIGSGTVVLAPLTKDIVQEKMYIPPLRWGQFESKRAARAGEQTINNILSVFEKERIISFASGISSEDAYDINHMKKLNIQLIEKYREKLFMPTPVDGSNDLKTTIKAYIKEKGINAGTKQIMVTSGSQQSIEFFARTIIDSGDVILVEEPTYIGALQAFESYDAKIIGIPMDDEGIRLDILESCLIKYRPKFIYTQPNFHNPTGISMSLERRKGLLKLAYYYNLPILEDDPYGELYYSDNPLPSLKSMDNNGYVIYLSSFSKNISFSLRVGFVVASENIIAKFIQFKQITDIQTSTHSQFFINEFLNGGYMGPHLDYLRKIYKKKRDLMLNELNKGNLEGITITVPDGGYFIWLRLPDYIRMNELVKALADKGVVVMLGDIFYPGYSIDGNYIRLNFSYPSEKDIKEGISILNNCIKQYSAGSFKKKYEFEAEVNPFL, encoded by the coding sequence ATGGATATTCAAATAAACAGAGAATCAAAGACTCCTATATACTTGCAGATAAAAAAACAGATTGAGCATCAGATTGCTGTTGGTAAGCTGCCTGCAAATTTTATTTTACCAGCTGAAAGGACACTAAGCATGAAACTTGGTGTAAACAGAAGTACAGTAGTTAAAGCGTATATGGAGCTTAAAGCTGACGGGTTGGTCGAGTCAAAAATAGGCAGTGGAACTGTGGTTCTTGCTCCACTGACAAAAGATATTGTTCAGGAGAAAATGTACATACCCCCATTGAGGTGGGGACAGTTTGAAAGCAAGAGAGCTGCAAGAGCAGGAGAGCAGACAATCAATAATATATTGTCAGTATTTGAGAAAGAAAGAATTATCTCCTTTGCATCGGGTATTTCTTCAGAAGACGCCTATGATATTAATCATATGAAAAAACTGAACATTCAGTTAATAGAAAAATACAGAGAAAAGCTTTTTATGCCTACTCCAGTTGATGGAAGCAATGATTTGAAAACGACAATCAAGGCATACATAAAGGAAAAAGGTATTAATGCCGGGACAAAGCAAATAATGGTTACATCAGGCTCGCAGCAGTCAATTGAGTTTTTTGCGCGGACAATTATAGATTCAGGTGACGTAATTCTTGTGGAGGAACCTACGTATATAGGTGCCTTACAAGCATTTGAAAGTTATGATGCAAAAATTATAGGAATACCAATGGATGATGAGGGAATAAGACTGGATATTCTGGAATCCTGTCTTATAAAGTACAGACCTAAATTTATTTACACACAGCCTAATTTTCATAATCCAACGGGAATATCCATGAGTCTTGAAAGGAGAAAAGGACTTCTGAAGCTAGCATATTATTATAATTTACCCATTCTTGAGGATGATCCTTATGGTGAATTATACTACAGTGACAATCCATTACCTTCTTTGAAAAGCATGGACAATAACGGTTATGTAATTTACCTCAGCTCATTTTCAAAAAACATTTCATTTAGTTTAAGAGTAGGTTTTGTTGTGGCAAGCGAGAATATTATTGCTAAATTTATACAATTTAAACAAATTACAGATATTCAAACAAGTACGCATTCCCAATTTTTTATTAATGAATTTTTAAATGGTGGATATATGGGGCCTCATTTAGATTATTTGAGAAAAATATATAAGAAGAAAAGAGATTTGATGTTAAATGAACTAAACAAAGGTAATTTGGAAGGTATTACAATAACAGTCCCGGATGGAGGATATTTTATATGGCTTAGGCTTCCTGATTATATACGCATGAATGAACTTGTCAAAGCATTGGCTGATAAAGGGGTTGTGGTGATGCTGGGGGATATATTCTATCCGGGTTATAGTATTGATGGTAACTATATAAGACTTAACTTTTCCTATCCTAGCGAAAAGGACATTAAAGAGGGCATTTCTATTTTAAATAATTGTATTAAGCAGTATTCGGCAGGTAGTTTTAAAAAGAAATATGAATTTGAAGCGGAAGTTAATCCGTTTTTATAA
- a CDS encoding aminotransferase class V-fold PLP-dependent enzyme gives MIYLDNAATSYPKPESVYIEMDKCLRTYCANPGRGSHAMSVASAVAVTTTRERIAKLLKIEDSLNISFTKNATEALNIAICGSLSPGDHVITTCMEHNSVVRPLKTLEKYNGVKLSIVSADSFGRVDPQDIRKSINKRTKLIVCTLSSNVNGIIMPVEEIGKIAQNNGIMYLIDASQGLGSVELDVNRVHADMVAFPGHKGLLGPQGTGGLYVSPQIKLRPLMRGGTGSRSELLYQPEIMPDKLESGTLNTPGIAGLGAGLEFILKNGIDKIRKKKDELTVRLFDGISRINNIKMFSPENMEENSGIVAFNINGVDSTEVCYQLDKQYKIECRAGLHCAPLAHSHFKTIKSGIVRLSVGCFNTNDEVDFAIQSINLIAKGYKN, from the coding sequence ATGATTTATCTAGATAACGCTGCTACTTCCTATCCAAAACCTGAATCTGTATATATTGAAATGGATAAATGTCTGAGAACCTACTGCGCAAATCCAGGTAGAGGTAGTCATGCAATGTCTGTTGCCAGTGCTGTAGCTGTGACTACAACACGTGAACGTATTGCAAAGTTGCTAAAAATAGAGGATAGCCTGAATATAAGTTTTACAAAAAATGCAACAGAGGCTTTGAATATAGCAATCTGTGGAAGCCTTTCACCTGGAGATCATGTTATTACCACCTGTATGGAGCATAATTCAGTAGTAAGGCCACTAAAGACACTTGAAAAATACAATGGAGTAAAACTTTCCATTGTGAGCGCTGACAGTTTTGGACGTGTTGATCCTCAAGATATAAGAAAAAGTATAAATAAAAGAACGAAATTAATTGTATGTACACTTTCCTCAAATGTTAATGGTATTATTATGCCTGTAGAAGAGATTGGGAAAATAGCACAGAATAACGGAATAATGTATCTGATAGATGCATCGCAGGGATTGGGTAGTGTAGAACTTGATGTAAACCGGGTTCATGCTGATATGGTTGCATTTCCTGGACATAAAGGACTTCTTGGCCCTCAGGGTACAGGCGGATTATATGTATCACCTCAAATAAAGCTTAGGCCACTAATGAGAGGTGGTACCGGAAGTAGGTCTGAATTGCTGTACCAACCTGAAATAATGCCAGACAAACTTGAGAGCGGAACTCTTAATACACCTGGTATAGCAGGACTTGGGGCAGGATTAGAGTTTATTCTAAAAAATGGTATTGATAAAATTCGTAAAAAAAAGGATGAACTGACTGTCAGACTTTTTGATGGAATAAGCCGTATTAATAATATAAAGATGTTTAGCCCTGAAAATATGGAAGAAAACAGTGGAATAGTGGCTTTTAACATTAATGGAGTGGATTCTACAGAAGTATGCTATCAGCTTGACAAGCAGTACAAAATAGAATGCAGGGCGGGACTACATTGTGCTCCGTTGGCACATTCACATTTTAAAACAATAAAATCCGGAATTGTGAGATTAAGTGTAGGTTGTTTTAATACAAATGATGAAGTTGACTTTGCAATACAATCAATTAATTTGATAGCTAAAGGGTACAAAAATTAA
- a CDS encoding PLP-dependent aminotransferase family protein, with the protein MLNDTFARRVRTLKSSEVRELLKLTDSQDIISFGGGLPAEETFPVEEMKILCHEVLSENGAKTMQYGVSEGYNELHKIIAELMGEKGISVEVDDILITSGSQQGLDLTAKVFLDEGDIVLCESPTYLSAINAFNPFYPRYVEIEMDEEGLIIEDLKKKLDENKNIKFLYTVPDYQNPTGRRMSMERRRALIDVANMYDLIIIEDNPYSELCFDGNNYPPLKSFDTEGRVVYLSTFSKTVCPGFRVGWVSASKEILKKYILLKQGTDLHTNFFTQMLIARYIEKYDIKAHIKDNILIYKKRKDTMLDSIKKYFPDEISYTNPQGGMFLWVTLPQRMSSRELLIKSMKRGVAFVQGSAFYPGGGHENTMRLNFSGLSEDKIIKGVKILGELLTEELKK; encoded by the coding sequence ATGCTAAATGATACATTTGCAAGAAGAGTTCGTACTCTTAAGTCATCCGAAGTAAGAGAGCTTCTAAAATTGACAGATTCCCAGGATATAATATCCTTTGGGGGCGGTCTTCCTGCTGAGGAAACCTTTCCTGTTGAAGAAATGAAAATACTTTGCCATGAGGTATTATCAGAAAATGGAGCTAAAACAATGCAATATGGGGTATCCGAAGGATATAATGAACTACATAAAATTATTGCAGAGCTTATGGGCGAAAAAGGGATTAGTGTCGAAGTTGATGATATTCTGATAACATCAGGCTCACAGCAGGGGTTAGACCTTACAGCTAAGGTTTTTCTGGATGAGGGAGATATTGTTCTATGCGAGAGTCCTACTTATCTTTCTGCTATTAATGCTTTTAACCCCTTTTATCCTAGATATGTGGAAATTGAAATGGATGAAGAAGGTTTAATCATTGAGGACTTAAAGAAGAAGTTAGATGAAAATAAAAATATAAAATTCTTGTATACTGTACCTGACTACCAAAATCCTACAGGAAGAAGAATGAGTATGGAGCGTCGCAGAGCTCTTATTGATGTTGCCAATATGTATGACTTAATTATAATTGAGGACAATCCATATAGTGAACTTTGCTTTGATGGAAATAACTATCCTCCTCTGAAAAGCTTTGATACTGAAGGAAGAGTAGTATACCTGAGCACTTTTTCTAAAACAGTTTGTCCCGGTTTCAGAGTTGGTTGGGTAAGTGCATCCAAAGAAATATTAAAAAAATATATTCTTCTAAAGCAGGGGACGGACCTGCATACCAATTTTTTTACTCAAATGCTTATTGCTCGTTATATAGAAAAATATGATATTAAAGCTCATATTAAAGATAATATTCTAATTTATAAAAAGCGAAAAGATACAATGCTAGATTCAATAAAGAAATATTTTCCAGATGAAATATCCTATACTAACCCTCAGGGTGGGATGTTTTTGTGGGTTACTTTACCACAAAGAATGTCAAGTAGAGAGCTTTTAATTAAATCAATGAAAAGGGGAGTGGCATTCGTACAAGGGAGTGCTTTTTATCCGGGAGGAGGACACGAAAATACAATGAGACTTAACTTTTCTGGACTTTCAGAGGACAAAATAATTAAGGGCGTTAAAATATTGGGAGAACTTCTTACAGAGGAACTAAAAAAATAA
- a CDS encoding IS1182 family transposase translates to MQHKNYTEFNGYYQLVLPLNLEMLIPEDDSVRLLSQILEGLNYTKLYKAYSSTGRKPAVDPKTMFKVITYANSNNIYSSRKIETACKRDINFMWLLQGESKPDHSTIARFRKDYLPEAIEDLFYQMVQHLHSIGEVKFENLFVDGTKIEVNANRYTFVWKKVVNKNEAKMFEKIKACLEDINQSYLTNFSVSKDSILADLEQVLEYLKDKQKEDNIEFVHGIGKRKTQLQRFTEQFKEFKERQEKYNAHNQLFEGRNSYSKTDTDATFMHMKDDHMRNAQLKPAYNVQIGVESEYVTGIGIFQDRNDIATLIPFLKSMESNLGRCYENVIADSGYEREENYLYLEEKHQKSYIKPQTYEIWKKKSFKKDISKRENMHYDEEKDEYTCHNGKQLKMSGTTHRKSATGYRSEISIYECEDCSNCPYKSKCTKAQGNRKMQVSKTFVKKRQKSYENILTEKGILLRVNRSIQVEGAFGVLKSDYNFSRFLTRGKNSVKTEFILLCFGYNINKLHSKIQNDRCGKELHEVKAC, encoded by the coding sequence ATGCAACATAAAAATTATACCGAATTTAACGGATACTATCAATTAGTTTTACCTTTAAATTTGGAGATGTTAATACCTGAAGATGATTCTGTCAGACTGCTAAGCCAAATATTGGAGGGATTGAATTACACAAAGTTGTATAAGGCTTACTCTTCTACTGGAAGAAAACCGGCAGTTGACCCAAAGACCATGTTTAAGGTAATAACATATGCAAACTCAAATAACATATACTCAAGTAGAAAAATTGAAACTGCATGTAAAAGAGATATTAATTTCATGTGGTTGCTCCAAGGGGAATCAAAGCCAGATCACTCAACTATAGCCAGATTCCGTAAGGATTATCTTCCAGAGGCAATAGAAGACCTATTCTATCAAATGGTACAGCACCTGCATTCTATCGGGGAAGTTAAATTTGAAAACCTTTTTGTGGATGGTACTAAAATTGAGGTAAATGCAAACCGCTATACCTTTGTATGGAAGAAAGTAGTCAATAAAAACGAAGCAAAGATGTTTGAGAAAATAAAAGCTTGCTTAGAGGATATAAACCAGTCATATTTGACTAACTTTTCAGTATCAAAAGATAGCATATTGGCGGATTTAGAGCAAGTTCTTGAATATTTAAAGGACAAGCAAAAAGAAGATAACATAGAATTTGTTCATGGAATCGGAAAACGTAAAACTCAATTACAAAGATTCACAGAGCAGTTCAAGGAATTTAAAGAACGTCAGGAAAAATACAATGCCCATAACCAGCTGTTCGAGGGGAGAAACAGTTATTCCAAAACGGATACTGATGCAACATTCATGCATATGAAAGATGACCACATGCGTAATGCTCAGCTAAAACCTGCCTACAATGTTCAGATTGGAGTTGAAAGCGAGTATGTTACTGGCATTGGAATTTTTCAGGATAGGAATGACATTGCTACACTAATCCCATTTCTAAAAAGTATGGAATCAAACTTAGGCAGATGTTATGAAAACGTAATTGCAGACTCTGGCTATGAGAGAGAAGAAAACTATCTGTATTTGGAAGAAAAGCATCAGAAAAGCTATATAAAACCTCAAACATACGAGATATGGAAGAAGAAAAGCTTCAAGAAAGATATCAGCAAGCGTGAAAATATGCATTATGATGAAGAGAAAGATGAGTATACGTGCCATAATGGAAAACAATTAAAAATGTCAGGAACAACTCATAGAAAATCAGCAACAGGATATCGTTCCGAGATTAGCATATATGAATGTGAAGATTGCAGTAATTGCCCCTATAAGTCTAAGTGTACAAAAGCCCAAGGAAATCGCAAAATGCAGGTATCTAAGACATTTGTAAAAAAGAGACAAAAATCTTATGAAAACATCTTGACGGAGAAAGGCATTCTTCTAAGGGTAAATCGTTCCATCCAAGTTGAAGGAGCCTTTGGAGTTCTAAAAAGTGATTACAATTTCAGCCGTTTTTTAACACGAGGGAAAAACAGTGTTAAAACCGAATTTATCCTGCTGTGTTTTGGCTATAACATAAACAAATTACACTCCAAAATTCAAAATGACCGATGTGGAAAAGAACTTCATGAAGTAAAAGCCTGCTAA
- the rsmD gene encoding 16S rRNA (guanine(966)-N(2))-methyltransferase RsmD: protein MLRVISGSAKGLKLLTLEGMNTRPTTDRVKENLFNIIAPYIYGSNVLDLFAGTGSLGIEALSRGANSAVFCDQNKQSIDIINRNLQHTKLMDKSEVFLGEAQLILKKLSQLSKKFDIIFLDPPYKKEIVPGILQDLEKYGVLDEKVLISVETDIEDQLPQEIGTLLVSRQQIYGKAKLTFYKRK from the coding sequence GTGTTAAGAGTAATTTCAGGAAGTGCAAAAGGGCTAAAGTTACTTACTTTGGAAGGTATGAATACAAGGCCCACTACAGACAGGGTAAAAGAAAATTTATTTAATATAATAGCACCGTATATATATGGTTCAAATGTACTTGATTTGTTTGCTGGAACCGGAAGTCTAGGAATTGAAGCATTGAGCAGAGGTGCAAACAGTGCGGTGTTTTGTGACCAAAACAAACAAAGCATAGATATTATAAATAGAAATCTACAGCATACAAAATTAATGGATAAATCGGAGGTTTTTTTAGGAGAAGCACAATTAATACTGAAAAAACTCTCCCAACTAAGTAAAAAGTTTGATATAATTTTTTTAGATCCTCCATATAAAAAGGAAATTGTACCTGGAATATTGCAAGATCTTGAAAAATATGGAGTGTTGGATGAAAAGGTTTTAATATCTGTAGAAACAGATATAGAAGATCAGCTGCCTCAGGAAATAGGCACACTTTTGGTATCAAGACAACAGATTTACGGAAAAGCAAAATTAACTTTTTACAAAAGAAAATAA
- the ylbJ gene encoding sporulation integral membrane protein YlbJ: MNYFLFSSFIAFALTFYFCNKSKIFQYIKKSFLPICAVLFIVALIVFPKTSVSSASKGIHLWLEVVFPSLFPFFVASQLLNRSGFIGFAGIIMEPIMRPLFNIPGCGSFALAMGIVSGYPIGASITSDLKRQNLISKTEAERLLTFTNNSGPLFIMGAVAVGMFNMPAVGYLLYISHVAACLTVGFIFRYYKNYEKSPKKPYLKMSQKIRIEFKKLKNSDINPYTLFGECVKNSISTILAIGGFIIFFSVFINVLISSGISGCICSNASALLDKLGLGKQIIEGIFCGFFEITTGSNLINLANADLIVKLCTVSLIIGWAGLSVHAQVLSVINGSDISPKPYILGKALQGIISCIYTFIGYNLFSSFIHKSSSVFANSENVFTDNWKSILQSSLHSVLTISVIMLLISVIYICTTTLVSRKNLF; this comes from the coding sequence ATGAATTATTTTTTATTTTCATCATTTATTGCTTTTGCACTTACTTTTTATTTTTGTAATAAAAGTAAAATATTCCAATATATCAAAAAGAGTTTTTTGCCTATTTGTGCTGTATTATTTATTGTAGCTTTGATAGTTTTTCCAAAGACTTCTGTTTCTTCTGCTTCAAAAGGTATCCATCTATGGTTGGAGGTTGTTTTTCCATCTCTTTTCCCATTTTTCGTTGCTTCCCAATTACTAAACCGCTCAGGATTTATCGGATTTGCAGGTATAATAATGGAGCCTATAATGAGGCCGCTTTTCAATATACCCGGGTGCGGTTCTTTCGCACTTGCTATGGGTATTGTAAGCGGGTATCCAATAGGCGCTTCTATTACAAGTGATTTAAAACGTCAGAACCTTATATCTAAAACTGAGGCCGAGAGGCTTCTTACCTTTACAAATAATTCGGGTCCCCTATTTATTATGGGAGCTGTAGCTGTAGGAATGTTCAATATGCCAGCAGTAGGTTATCTTCTATATATTAGTCATGTTGCTGCTTGCCTTACAGTAGGGTTTATTTTCAGATACTATAAAAATTATGAAAAAAGTCCTAAAAAACCTTATTTAAAGATGTCTCAAAAAATTAGAATTGAGTTTAAAAAGCTGAAGAACTCCGATATAAATCCATACACTCTATTTGGTGAATGTGTAAAAAACTCTATATCAACTATATTAGCTATAGGTGGATTCATTATATTTTTTTCAGTTTTTATAAATGTACTGATTTCAAGCGGAATTAGCGGATGTATATGCAGTAATGCTTCGGCTTTACTTGATAAATTGGGTCTGGGGAAGCAAATAATAGAAGGGATTTTTTGTGGTTTCTTTGAAATAACCACCGGTTCAAACCTTATTAACTTAGCAAATGCAGACTTGATTGTTAAACTATGTACCGTAAGCCTGATTATAGGTTGGGCAGGTCTTTCGGTACATGCTCAGGTTTTAAGTGTAATAAACGGCTCCGATATAAGCCCAAAGCCGTATATACTAGGCAAAGCCCTTCAAGGAATAATTTCATGTATATATACCTTTATAGGCTATAATTTATTCAGCAGCTTTATTCATAAATCATCTTCTGTATTTGCTAATTCAGAAAATGTATTTACCGACAACTGGAAAAGCATATTACAGTCATCTCTTCATTCTGTCTTGACAATATCAGTAATAATGCTGTTGATTTCTGTTATTTATATATGTACAACTACTTTGGTGTCAAGGAAAAACTTATTTTAA
- a CDS encoding ECF transporter S component: MKNDKIGMITRTAVLLAVVVAVQMAGRSLPYSNFIVGPLVNMSILVAAMTAGIGGGVAIAILSPFTSLVNNHAPLATALLLYAPAISVANLILVIVFYFLYSKNKYAGIVLGSILKFGFLYGSINLFLNIFQFPKFAQKLLAMFSWPQLVTALIGGIIAIPVITRISKTIGK, translated from the coding sequence ATGAAAAATGATAAGATTGGAATGATTACAAGAACTGCGGTTCTTCTTGCTGTTGTAGTAGCGGTGCAGATGGCCGGGAGAAGCCTTCCTTACAGCAATTTTATAGTCGGCCCGCTAGTAAACATGAGTATTCTGGTAGCTGCAATGACAGCGGGAATTGGAGGTGGGGTAGCAATTGCTATATTATCTCCGTTTACATCACTTGTTAATAACCACGCTCCACTAGCAACAGCATTACTTTTGTATGCTCCGGCAATATCAGTAGCAAACCTTATACTGGTAATTGTATTTTACTTTTTGTATAGCAAAAACAAATATGCAGGTATAGTTTTAGGCTCTATTTTAAAGTTTGGATTTTTGTATGGTTCAATTAACTTGTTCCTGAATATATTCCAATTTCCAAAGTTTGCTCAAAAACTTTTAGCTATGTTCAGTTGGCCACAACTTGTGACTGCATTGATAGGAGGAATCATTGCAATACCTGTAATTACCAGAATAAGTAAGACTATAGGTAAATAG
- a CDS encoding ATPase, which yields MEILTILETLEELVEKSPSVPFSGKCLLDREEILEIIKEMRLKLPDDIKQAKWVKEERQRILLEAQREANNIMKDAENKIASLVDEHEITKKAYEQSNEIIAAAQKNAREVRLGAREYADSVLNKVEDILSEAAEVIRNNREELK from the coding sequence ATGGAAATATTAACTATACTGGAAACATTGGAGGAACTTGTTGAGAAAAGTCCAAGTGTACCTTTTTCAGGAAAATGTCTTCTGGATAGGGAAGAAATACTCGAAATAATTAAAGAGATGAGGCTCAAGCTGCCAGACGATATAAAGCAGGCGAAATGGGTTAAGGAAGAACGCCAGAGGATTTTGCTGGAAGCACAGAGGGAAGCAAACAATATAATGAAGGATGCTGAAAATAAAATTGCATCTCTTGTTGACGAGCATGAAATAACCAAAAAAGCATATGAACAGTCCAATGAAATTATTGCTGCTGCACAGAAAAATGCAAGAGAAGTGCGGTTAGGTGCCAGAGAGTATGCCGACAGTGTTTTGAATAAAGTCGAAGATATACTGTCAGAAGCTGCTGAGGTTATCAGAAACAACAGGGAAGAATTAAAATAA
- the coaD gene encoding pantetheine-phosphate adenylyltransferase: MNTFIYPGSFDPVTNGHLDIIERAAKICDKLIVAVLINHSKNPLFSIEERVNLLKKVVKDSANIEIECFSGLLVDFVKEKNANVIIKGLRAVSDFEYELQMALLNKNQAPDIETLFMMSSINYSFLSSSMVKELARHGGDISGLVPECIEKDIIDKFKLK; this comes from the coding sequence ATGAACACATTTATATATCCCGGAAGTTTTGATCCTGTTACAAACGGTCATTTAGATATAATTGAGAGAGCAGCAAAAATTTGTGATAAACTTATTGTTGCAGTATTAATAAACCATAGTAAAAATCCTCTCTTTTCTATCGAAGAACGGGTTAACTTATTAAAAAAGGTAGTTAAGGATAGTGCTAATATTGAAATTGAATGTTTTTCAGGATTACTGGTTGACTTTGTAAAGGAAAAGAACGCTAATGTTATAATTAAAGGTCTGCGGGCTGTATCAGATTTTGAGTATGAGCTGCAGATGGCATTGTTGAACAAAAATCAGGCGCCTGACATTGAAACACTCTTTATGATGTCAAGTATAAACTATTCTTTTCTAAGTTCAAGTATGGTAAAAGAGCTTGCCAGACATGGAGGAGATATAAGTGGACTGGTTCCTGAATGTATAGAAAAAGACATTATTGATAAATTTAAACTCAAATAA